Genomic DNA from Theobroma cacao cultivar B97-61/B2 chromosome 3, Criollo_cocoa_genome_V2, whole genome shotgun sequence:
TCTTACAGCAGGGGAGAGTTTTGGTTTGCCTCTATGTTGTTAGGAGACATCCAAAGTTTTGTTACTCTCCTGCTGCGGCTTCTGTATCTGTATTCTTGCATATGTAATTTCTATAGCACAAGGGCTATTGGAAATTATATGTGCAATTTTGTattgagtttaattttgattatttcaattttagtttATACTTTACAAATTCAACTAAAACTTGAAATCCTCAATTACCACTCAGTAATTTGTTCATGTTCAAGAttctaaataaaatttaatgaacCAAAACAAAGAGTTTTACGAGTTTTAACCATAAcaatggtaaaaaaaaaaggcttacCATTGTTatgctaaattttttatttcctttgtaCGTTTTTTTTGATTAAGTTAGGAAGAACAACTAGACAAATCAACCCAATTGATCATTAAATTGTCTAAAGACAAAGCCACACAAATCATTTATCAGTCTGTTACTCTTCTTAACCCTAGTGCAAATCACAAACGAGTCTGGAAGAACCACTAGGTTGAAAACAAGCAAAGATGAGCTTGTTTGATAAGACAGTTATCGGTCTAATACACCATGTTTCAAAAGCTTCAACCAATCATATATCATGATCAAAGAAGCTAAAATAGGGAAAATAAAGTTAATCAACAGGCTACATTAATCTTAGTATTTAAGGGTGAGTAAAATTAGACCGGATTAATGATTCAACTAAATCGAATGCGATTTGAATAAAATGGTTTTGATTCAATTGGTTTATTGATCTAAAAAGTTTGATCTAATTGGTTTATTTGAtcagttttttattttaaaatttttggactGAATCAACCAAAAGACTAAactaatattatatatatatattatattaatataaaaaattatatatattatttttaaatttatataaaaaatataattttattactaatttttgtttcatattttataattatggatAAGTTTGTAAATTTTACTATTGTaatatgtacaaaaataaacaaataaaaatttgattctctTGTGATCGATATAAAACCGAACCAACCAAACCAATTCGATGTTTGGTTAAATTGGTCATCTTTTATGTTTGGTCAATTTTGGTCGATTTTCAAAAAGTATTTGATCCATTTAATCTTTAGATATGACGGACCAAACTGGCCGAACTACCCAATTACTCACCGATACTAGGATCCTATTATAATTCCTAGTgttactatatttttaaaaataatgttatttgtttattatatttttaaatattgttatGGTAAATAAGAAGTCtgtttatattaaattactatcactaaaaaaaatatatcttttaattctaataatattaaaataatatataaattaatattgtaaaattttatattttagaaatatttatatttatatacaattattatataaaaaaatacatattcAGATGCATAGTGATAATCAATGAGGTAAATTAATAATCACAGTGgattaaatataaatctatTATCAATTACAAATTAATGTTATGATATTAGTAACATCacctttaattttaatttcctcCAATATATCATCCAACGCAAAATTGATTTATTGAAGGTGCTATTActgaaacttttcttttttcttctcccaaTTTTAAAATAGACAATATtggtacaattttttttttcaagctaCATTCAGAAACTATCCTTCTTCTCATACAATTTCAATGAATAAGCATCCCATTAGAACACACTTCTTGTGcacttaataaattaaagtaaagctccatttggttaatattttttactttatcataatctattttaaaaaatataaataatagtattgaataatttctaaattatcaacattaaaagatttaattattttatatttcaaactttataGTTTAAAAGTATTTGTATGTTATATATaatcattatttaaaaataaaaaatggacaTGGCAAAAATGTtaaagcttggattgcttttGCTGTAGGAGTTGGGACTCATACAaatggaagagaaaaagaCTATTCCTGAGAAATTAGCTTTCACTTGAATTACAAGCAAACCTCGAAAAATCTTTGTAAGTGGTTGTTAAATGTACTTTTCTGGTCCCAAAATCATCATACTTTTCATGAAGAGGACTCACATTTTtgttgcattttttttaatattaaacattCACGGATAATCTTTTTTCGAGTGAAATTGAATGCTTAATCTTGTGTAAGGTTACGCCTTACTCGGGGttttaaattctaattattGAAATCACTTTAATAGATAAATAtgattatgattaaaaaaaaaattcagatgTACTTTTTTGAATAGAAAGATACATGTACTTGTTATCGAGTTAAATGAGTTTTTttactataaaaatttatactaaCTTGATTGTTTATAGTAAATACTTGATTTTAATtcgaaaaataatgagaacaaCTAGACACAACCGATTCCTAACTCGAACAAGTGACCTCCATTACatcttttacttatttataacACTTCCTAACCTTATCACAAGaatcccatttttttttattaaaatatgaaacATATCCATTTACAAAGAGagaattaaataaagaaaaagatgggAACAAACAATACATGGTGTACAACTTGGTGCCAAGTTGTAGGCCGCTGAAAGGAGATTGCTTTGCCTTGCAGAATTACTGGGCCTTCCTCTCCACTATCACCCTTCATTTGACTTTGGAAACactctttttctatttttagcTTTCCACCAACTTCACTTTGTTTCAGTGTTTTTCTTAACCAAAGTAGCAGTCTGATTCATGGCTTCCCCTTTCAACTTTTCAGGTATTGAACATCTCCAAAgactttttcccttttttatgttttgattgaaGATGTTAGGTGcaaaatcatcatcagctGCAATCAATGAACAACGGGGTTTCAACATTTTCAAGAGTCAGACTTCTCTGTCTCGATCTACCAGCAAAGCCCTAAATGAAACAATAAATTTGTTGGTTTAATCAAATCATAGTCAGTGGCTTGAGCTGCAACTCAAATCTGTCATATGAAAAAAGTCTTAGTTTTCTAAAGACTTATCTCTATCAGGATTAAAGgtaagttttcttttaaatgaaaaaaagaaaatcagaaGACATTGTTCTTTCATCCGGAAACAGAACTAAAATTTTGCATTCTTGTTGTAGTTGTGTACATATAAATGAACATTTTCTTGTGTGGGGATGCTTCATCTCAGACTGCCACAAGCTGACCTTCATAATTCTTTGTAAATCAGCAAAATGACTCAATGGGAGCCTTCCTCATTGATCCGGTTAGGCTTGCTTGATAATTTATTGCCTTTATGCATGTCAAAGAGGATGTTTCTGCATAGTTTTCAGATCACCAAGAAACCATAACCTTAAGAAGTACGAGTCTATGAACAGAACAATCAGGCTCCCTTGTGACCATCAGCAAAGGCCAGTTCACATACAAGAGCAAGATGGTCGCTACCCAATCTCTGCAAAAGTCACAAATTCCTGATTAATATACCAAGATTCAGGAGAAAATGGAGAAAACTAGCTCACACTATACTGAGTCTATCAACTTATAGATTATGGAAACAAGAAGCTACTTTATTTGAGGGAACATGACTAGCTTATAATTAAAGTGATGAAGATgctaatttattaattttatttagaaCCTAAATATTTAATGCTAGGCAATTACACTTGCGTGAATTTGGATTCTGGACATGGGatgttaatataaaattatatgcTTGATCAAGCTCACTAAATTGATGCAAAAGTACCTCATTGGGAAGGCTTGCATTTCTTCTCAATATATTAATGGGTAATGTTTCAAGAACTCTCACAGGAACAAGTTCACCAGTATGCCTGTATCAACACTGCAATCAGAAACTAAAAGTTTCAAGAACAAATACTCAATTTTACAATGCAATCAATATACCATATATAATCTACAGTTCCCATAAACTTAGAGTGGTATGAAGTTGCCAAGGGCTCCCCATGACTATCTCTTGTTCTGCTGCTCCCCTAGAAAAAGTATAATCACTATTTATCAGACAAGTGAACAGAAATGAAAGTTCggattcaaaataattaattgaatcataaagaaaaacatttcTATACACTATTGCACATATCcaagttaattaaaaaaaaagaaagaaagaaagaaaactgcCACCAATGACAAGAAGAACCATATTTCTCAATCTGTCGATCTTCCAATTACATACAGAGATCATACATCATAAAACAGGTTCCCATAGAAGCTGCCAACTGAAGCATACAACACATCCTACCCCTCTCCCCTGCCCCAAAAAGGGGCAAAACAAAAACCATCATGGCTTCTTTTCTTGAAAGTTATCATGGCTTCTTTGAGGCCCAGCTATTTATCATGCTACCAAAAACTATAGCAGAGAGCACAAGAAGCTTCAAAAAACTTACAGGAATCCCGGCATAAGCACTGCAAAGTTTCAATTTGTGCTGCAGATGAGTGACACCTTCATCGCCAGTTGCAAGCACTAATTCTTCATCACTCCACCTATGTGATAACTGCCTGGAGACAGGCATCCAAACATGGCGCCTGATATACCACATCCAGTCAAAGcaaataaaacaaatgaaaGTTATGCCATTTTATAGCatcttaaaaattattcattttgaAACTAACCTCTTCACACTCACTTAGATAAGTGTACAATAACAAGTAGCTCAAAAGAGAGTTCAAAGCagaaaaaagggagaaaaatcAGGAGTATTTACTGCTACACAATTTGTTTGTTTAATATAGAAGAATAGAAAAGTAGATAAATAGAGTTTTAAGTAGAGATAAAACTCGAATTTGACCTAAATAACCAACCTACTCACAATTTGACAATGTCTTGTTCTCATATTATTCAACTTTATGATCAATTCAAAACTGAATTGCTCTCAACCAACTCTATGGAAACAATCTCAGTTCTTCATTCTATATCAATGGATATAAAATAACACTATTAACTACCCCGGCTTAATTCATACTTTAGTTGACAGTTCAGAAATTGTGCAGGGAAACTGAGTCATTATACATTTGAGTCACCTAATAAAAttgcttttaaaaatttcctaataatttttgaaagaccTTGCAGTATACTTATTTTGAGCTCTGATTTCTCTGCCCTGTGATGGATATTCAAGCTGCCCAGAAATCCTTCGGCGATCATGGAGTTGGATATTAAGCTGCAAAATATTATCAGAATACAATCATACAGCCAGAGATTCTATAATAATCACtcagtaaaagaaaatattaaagatATGGACTTGATAGTCTACATGAACCAAAATTCACCTCAGATGATGCCAGAAATTGATAAATAGCACTCTGCAGACaagatgaaaacaaaattcaaattacaaATGAGGCAGCAGAAGCCAGATAGCAACTGTAAATTGAATCTGCAAATATTCAACTAGTCATTAGGTTGCAAGACCTCACCTGAGGAATGCTATTAAAATCTCCAACAAGTATAACAGGGATGCTGCCCCATTCTTGTGATAGCTTGTAAGCCTTCTCAAGAAATAGCCGCACCTATAGCGTTGCATGTTATATTTCTAAACCAGTTTCAATAATAGAAGACAAAGAGATTGTAGTCTAGAAAGATCCCCCATCCTCCATATAAAAAGGAGGGAAAAAAGCACATGGAAGATAATGGTTAACAGGATTCAGCATTAATTGTACGACATTGCAAGATAGCAAACATCATGCTAAGCAGTCAGTACCTGGCCTAGCTTGATATCTCCACGGTTTGGGTTGAACAGTGCATGTATATTTCCAACCAATAAGCTTCGACTTTGCATGGGTGTTAGCCTATATATTCAGTTTTACAGGAAAAAGctttaaaaaaagaagcaaattCATCCGACTACTTAACTTTgaaaaatttccttttaagCCACAAAAAATAGATGTGACTTTCTAAACGATGCAAGTAATACCATATTTTATGGCAAAATTCAACCTAAATGCCATCAATTATCACTCAAGATGCATCGCTTGGGCAGAAAAGGTTATGAACCCGACTGCCTGACTGATTCTTGAATTGTATCAAGGTCAAGAGTGTCATTTTTGGCTTCATATGCTTGGCCAAAAAGTAGCTTGTATTTCTTTAAACCTTCTTAGGAATACTCAAAAATTTGCCATGTTTAATAAATGATGATTAGGACTCCATTAATTAGAACTTTCTCTACAATTAATCAGATACTCATGATAACTTAGTCAAACTACAAGCGCTTAGATAGGTTGAGACACTCATGGAAGCAGCTTATTGATTGAAACCTGCCATTCTAAGATTGTAAATGCCCCTTTACACTAATCATATAAGGATAGTTTTGACCCTCAATTTGCTCTAAAACTTCTCTCTAGAGTCTCTCTACAAATTAAAGACCCCCTTCATCTCCTTCACTATCTCACACATTTTCTCCTTCTGTCATGCTTGCATGTTGCAAAGtgatttatttttacaaaTCATTTTGTGCTCCCTAGTATAACAGGATTTATTGTAGCACCATCATTTCAGTTTCCACATTCTCCCCTCACATTAACTTACTAGGATTGTCCATTCTCCTCTCTGCTGTCTATGACTCAAACTTGTTATTTGTATGCAACACTATCTCAGCATAATCAATTATGAAAGAAATTTATTCTACATAGATTGACTTCAAAACTACTTTTATTCTCTATGTTAGATGGTTTATTCATAAggatttcaaaaaaagaaaattaacaagATGCCTCATTCTAGTTGTTAGTAAATGCATACCTGAAACAGAAAGTTTAACGCTCTATGTCATGTAAATGATTTTAGGCTTTCAGACATAGGGTTCTAGGAGTACAATCTTTGAACCAAAATTAGCcccttaaaatattttacaatatatttaatacaaatatattataGTGATAACAACGTAAGAGCTAATCTTTGTTGATTTAAACAATTAAACGTATATTGAATCCAAAAGCTTACCTAGTTGTCACCAAACATAACTAATTTTTACTGAAATCTATACAAAGAAGAATGTCACAAAAAGTTTAAACTTACTTTGATTGTTTTCTACATGAATCACACTCTAATTGATGTTGATTTATCTGtatgagaaaattattaaacGTCAGTATCAAAACCACAAGAAGTTAAACAGTTGCAGAGTAACCCATCTTTACAAAAACAAGTATACAGGGTAGTAATGGATATGTAAATAATTAAAGGGAGCAGAAAGGGAATGCCACTCTTGAAGAATACAAAGGTATGCATCTCAACTGTTGTAACACCAAGCCAAGCAAGTCAATATGACAACAAAAGAATAGAATAATAACCAAACACACCAAGAAATAATAACCAAtaagaacacaagaatttagGTGATTTAGAGTTAAGCTTACGCCCATGTCCATGGGCAGAGGTGACAGAATTTCACTATAATCGAAACAAGTTGAAGTTACAGTGTTTTAACACTCAACTCGTACACTCACCTTCTCCCCAAACCACACATGAACTACTTCATTTCTCTATAAAAGACTCTCCTTTTATTCTCTGCCTTCATCACCAAGAAACACCAAGCtctcttttatattttgaacaCTTTTTCCCTTCCCCATATTACCTTTCCCTTCCGATATTGCCCGTCAACCAAAAgatcaaaaaataaagaagcaACGAATAAAGGATATATAGGGGAGacgaggaagaagaaagaagcaaTGAATATAGAGGGCCGGAGCTTTGACTCCAAAAGAGCTGCAATTTTCAGCCATTCCATAACAAATTTCCACCTTGGCTTAAAATTCCTCCAAGCCAACATTATAGCAAATTTCTTAAGACAAGATTGACAAAGCAATGAAAGCTTTGTGGTTAAAAAGTGTGGTAAGGAATCTGGCTTTAATCTTGGCCATTGATAGGGAGAAGGTTTGAGGTGGTGATAGATCTGTGGTGAACAGCATCCTGAAGGAGTAGGTTGTACATTACTTTGGCATTAAGGAGACAGCTGAACACATGCTTATCTTTGAgaataaacaaaaggaaattgtAATATGTGGTGGGGCCAGAAGCAATGAAAGCCTTGTGGTTAAAAGTCTGGTAAGCAGTTTGAGTTTGCGACAGGATTTCACTGCTGTATTTTGCAATAACCAGAATGGTATTCATCTTACCAAAAATTAGATGTTTCATGAATGGAACAAACGCGTTAAAATCagatttcaattattttaggATCATGATTTGCATGGTGATATTGTGACTAGTAGGGTTGCTATTGAGGAGAATCCCACAGACATGTTGAAAAACATTGCAAATGCTTGGACTTGGGTGGTATCTGCAAATGGTGAATGCCCCAGTAGGCATTTGGAGAAAGTCATCTAGTTTCAAGAAATTTGTTGTAATGTCCGCTTGGAGGAATTTGTATGTCAAGGTGGAGATTTTGGCAATGGGAAGAAAATgttagaaaatataaaatgaaagcTTGCAGTGTCTCAGCTAAGCTTTCTAGAGATGAAGAAAGAGTTTcttttgagagaaaaaaaaaaggagaaatagCTGGGTTTATTTTGGGGAGGGTGAGTGCAGCGAGTTTTGAGTATTAAAACTCTATCTAATCTCCATCTtgtttcaattataataaaaatttctcaTCACCTCTGCCCATGAACACAGGCTTAAAGCTGAACCACGTCAATCCTTGTGTTCTTATAGGTTATTATTTTAGCATATTACTCTTGACATGTGTTTGATCATTTTTCTAGTGAATTTATTTGTTGTCATATTAACTTGCTTCAGTCAGTGTTACAACATCAATCAACCAAGAATGAAGTAAATACCCAACAAAAGATAGATAACTAAGCAGACaagaaaactattttcatAGAATGAGCCTTTACAATCCTTCAAAGAttaggaaaaaaagaagaagaatgcaATCAAATAATGACTGAGAACATACACTACTATTGTCTGAGAAAAAACTTTCATTAGGACCATCATTACTAATGTTGATGCAAGAAAGCTACACTTGAAACATTTTCATTGAATGAAAAAATTCTATTCAGAAAACAATATAAGTATCTCTCCTTGCTCTTCTGCATATCAATTACTTTAAAGACATAAAAAAGGTAGAAGAAAACCTAATATCTTTAGCAGGAAAACAACTAAgtcaaacatataaaaaataactcGAAAAGTAGGTAGAACCAGAAAACCAAATAACTGCTACTGATAAACTTCCCAAACATCATTTagaaatcaccaaaatcaggaAATGTCTGAAGgcaaataacaaaaaacatAACTTAGTAGAAGCTCAAGAAAATCaaccaatttaaaaaatgggATTAAACATGTGATATAACTAATTGGATAAACTGCACAGTACTAAATCCTAAAACAAGAGGGTGAGATATGAGCTATACATCAATAAACCAACCCCTACATACCTTCAAGACACAAAGTTGAGCAACATTGTTACGAAGGCCAAAATCCTGGAAGtctatattttcttcttgCAAAAGGGTAAATCTGTGTTCAGAGTATGACTTTCTAAAAGTTGGATATAACcaagatgaaaattgaaaagaaaatgaggaaaaagaataaaatgattCTAATAACAAATGATGAGCTCAAAAGCTGTGAAACAAATTTGAACTGGTCAAGTCTTTGACAAATGATAGCCAGAAGTGTAGAAAACCACGTGCTACATctcttttatttgtattaGACAATTGAATTGACAGTAGATTGTCATgtcaaataaataataacaataatatagCCAATATTTTTCTTCAGTGTATAAAGAGTAGAAGCATCTAGGTGTTTTTTTACTACCATAGCAAATAAATGCTGCATATGAAAAGATAGCAATTATAGATACACAAACTTATCGggataagaaagaattttcaaTCACCAAGGGTGCTGTGTAAACTTACATTTTATCTTTCCAGAATAGAGCACAACCATCACATCCATTACCTGTGCGAGCCTGGAATCATTTGTAATTACAGGTGTGGGTTAACAAAAGATATTTGACAGTGGAGTTGCTGGACCAAGGGAAAGCACATAGAACAATTTAGTATACCTTGTAAACACCTTTAAAGCCATCTTTCTGAAGAAGATCATCTAAATCCTTAAAGCGGTCAACCTCCTACAGCAGCAAGAATGGGCTATAAGAATGTAGCTAACAAACAAATAATTTGCCACATGTGCTGATTTCAATAATAGGTGAATTTATATAATTCGAAACATATATGACAAAAGAAGGCTTCTCATGTACTATAAGCCAGTCCCTCAGCCTAATACAACCTGCAAAATTGGATTCATATTAAAAGACCCTTAAACTCACCTGAAAGCACAGGATGCTTGCATTGTAACGATTGACCTCCTCAGATATTAGGTCTTTACGTCTGCTCCACTCCAAGAACTTTGGTGGAACATCAAGATACAAGTCGGGATGCTTTGCCACATTTTCCGCAGCAAGTATATTATATGAAACAATGACAAGTTTATCTGCAGAACAAAAGTTAAAAGATTTAGACATAGATAAGACGAATAAGATCTCCCACCACTACTTAACAGCAAGCTATGCAGAGGAGAGTTAAATGATCCAACAATACCTCAAAAGATTACCCTTTAGATGTCTCACTGACAAGATACAGGGTTAGACTATTAATGCATCAAGATATCCATTTTTAGTGCAAGTCTCTCAAGCTTATGCTCCCTCCAACCACTGAACGGAAAAGGTATGCTTtctaaatgaaattaaataaaataaagcgAAAACCTCATCTTCCCATTTGATGTCCAAAGCTACCCACATTCCAACATTTGAGACTCAAAAACATTCTTAAACTTCCAGCCAAGAATATATGGAGCAGAGAATAGTAATCAATGGTAATTGGTATGGAAAGCTAAAGAGTAATCCATACATCATTAATGGTCATTCCCAACATCCTCACTGATGGCTATGTTCTACAGCTTTCAATCAGCATGTCAACATAAAATAGCCATGCTTCTAACAGCTGTCACATTAAGGTAACATTTGATTGTGGCTTTTACTACGTGCagacaacaaagaaaaatgcaTTTGGATACAAAAGTAAACAACATTTTTatagaattaaaaataaaatggtaattttctAGATGCCAAAGtgcatgattttattttcataaagaGTAATCCAGTTACAATTGGTGTTACATGTtaatcatttttcaattttaatcaattaggatttttctttttgcatttcattttgTAGGATTATTATCTTATACACTGGCAGTGGAGTTGGCAGGTTCAAATGAGAAACATATGCTCACTAAACTTTAAATAaggaaatcattaaattagTATAACCACTTGAATGAACACATGTCAATTATTTAAATCTGCCTGTGGGATTCAAAAATGGCACCGTCACTGTATAGGATGATGATAGTTTATTTTAGAGCAACAATTTAATAAGCAAAAAGCAAATAACAAAAGCCACAAACAAAAGAGCCTGAATATAAATCAAAAGGAATATGATCCAACACATAAACTTCTCAATCAAAATGTTGCAATCAAGTAATTCAAGCAACTATAATCTTCAACACAATTAACAACCAAACTGAAAACCAGAAATTCAGTTCTAAACtccaaacaaaacaaaaaagaataattttggCTAATGTCAAACTCtttaattaaccaaaataCACTAACCCAAATTCAActatcatcaaaattttcgtTTTATGAATATAAACAGTAAGAATTTGATACCTTTATAATTAGAACAATTGCGGGAAGAGAAGACCCACTTGCGAGAACCTTCTAAACTGCTGCAATTGCTTCTCTTTCGCCTCTTATTGTGCCTCCGAGACGAAGAAGTGCATGGACGAATGGCTTCGAAACCGTTATTCGAAACCGGCAGGTTTCGAACCGGGTCGGGTTTCAACGTGGCGGTTTTGGTTTCGGTTGACACCCATTTTAGCCTCTTGGTTTGTTTGTTATAATGAAATTGTTCAAAGTGAGTATGCTTCCGCTTAACGGTGGCGCATGACTGCTCCTCCGGATGTTGCCGGCGGCCCTTCTTTCtcatgtttctttcttttatgaaaaatagaaCATGTTGCTACCGGGTACtactaattatataaaaatataaaaatatatatatttttgggtACATTATGCGATAtttatttcaacaaaaaattatattaaaaatatttttatattaatttaaaatttttatatttgtgtTTTGCTAATATTTTTCATCTGTATATCTAAATGaagtttgaataaaataattatgattttattaaatcaattaaaaatatttatgtgatatttacttaataaaataataatgttGGGCAGGACCAAGTTAAGTggacttaaaaattttaacctaAGTTCGACCTATTCGGGCTTTCGACTTCTATGGGTGGCCTGCCCTAAAAACACCATTGTAATTTAcatattcataaataaaattaataagaatgttcgttttcttaaaaaaatataattctaaattttgaaaataaagtttaaGTAAACTTATAAATCGCAAGTCTATATACtcaatccaaaaaaaaatgtctAATAAATTATGAAAGACTCAAGTTTATATTCTCAAGATCCACCCATCTATTATTGATATAAGATCCGTGATATTCCGTAATATTTTACTTCACCAAATTGTACAATGTCTTCGTTGCACTGACTCTTTACTTGTAAAGGCGAGAGACTCTTACATTAGACCAAGTCTACTTCAACTCTTATATCTCTCACAGGATTTCACATaagtaaaaattcaaatctaCTATAATACTAAATGTCACGAGTCAAAATTATAGCCTAATCTTAAACTTTAAAatagaatttaaataaacttaaatTACAGGTCCACTTTCTCAACCCAGAAGGTATGTATAATAAGTAGTGAAAGATCCATGTTTATATTCTCGAAACCCACTTTATCTCTTACTGATGCGAGATTTGTGATAACATACAAGTGTTAAGTTAATAACTTTAATTACaatataatatctaaaaaaatttctaa
This window encodes:
- the LOC18604117 gene encoding carbon catabolite repressor protein 4 homolog 5 isoform X2, translated to MRKKGRRQHPEEQSCATVKRKHTHFEQFHYNKQTKRLKWVSTETKTATLKPDPVRNLPVSNNGFEAIRPCTSSSRRHNKRRKRSNCSSLEGSRKWVFSSRNCSNYKDKLVIVSYNILAAENVAKHPDLYLDVPPKFLEWSRRKDLISEEVNRYNASILCFQEVDRFKDLDDLLQKDGFKGVYKARTGNGCDGCALFWKDKIKSYSEHRFTLLQEENIDFQDFGLRNNVAQLCVLKINQHQLECDSCRKQSKLTPMQSRSLLVGNIHALFNPNRGDIKLGQVRLFLEKAYKLSQEWGSIPVILVGDFNSIPQSAIYQFLASSELNIQLHDRRRISGQLEYPSQGREIRAQNKRHVWMPVSRQLSHRWSDEELVLATGDEGVTHLQHKLKLCSAYAGIPGSSRTRDSHGEPLATSYHSKFMGTVDYIWHTGELVPVRVLETLPINILRRNASLPNERLGSDHLALVCELAFADGHKGA
- the LOC18604117 gene encoding carbon catabolite repressor protein 4 homolog 5 isoform X3 codes for the protein MRKKGRRQHPEEQSCATVKRKHTHFEQFHYNKQTKRLKWVSTETKTATLKPDPVRNLPVSNNGFEAIRPCTSSSRRHNKRRKRSNCSSLEGSRKWVFSSRNCSNYKDKLVIVSYNILAAENVAKHPDLYLDVPPKFLEWSRRKDLISEEVNRYNASILCFQEVDRFKDLDDLLQKDGFKGVYKARTGNGCDGCALFWKDKIFTLLQEENIDFQDFGLRNNVAQLCVLKINQHQLECDSCRKQSKLTPMQSRSLLVGNIHALFNPNRGDIKLGQVRLFLEKAYKLSQEWGSIPVILVGDFNSIPQSAIYQFLASSELNIQLHDRRRISGQLEYPSQGREIRAQNKYTARRHVWMPVSRQLSHRWSDEELVLATGDEGVTHLQHKLKLCSAYAGIPGSSRTRDSHGEPLATSYHSKFMGTVDYIWHTGELVPVRVLETLPINILRRNASLPNERLGSDHLALVCELAFADGHKGA
- the LOC18604117 gene encoding carbon catabolite repressor protein 4 homolog 5 isoform X1, with translation MRKKGRRQHPEEQSCATVKRKHTHFEQFHYNKQTKRLKWVSTETKTATLKPDPVRNLPVSNNGFEAIRPCTSSSRRHNKRRKRSNCSSLEGSRKWVFSSRNCSNYKDKLVIVSYNILAAENVAKHPDLYLDVPPKFLEWSRRKDLISEEVNRYNASILCFQEVDRFKDLDDLLQKDGFKGVYKARTGNGCDGCALFWKDKIKSYSEHRFTLLQEENIDFQDFGLRNNVAQLCVLKINQHQLECDSCRKQSKLTPMQSRSLLVGNIHALFNPNRGDIKLGQVRLFLEKAYKLSQEWGSIPVILVGDFNSIPQSAIYQFLASSELNIQLHDRRRISGQLEYPSQGREIRAQNKYTARRHVWMPVSRQLSHRWSDEELVLATGDEGVTHLQHKLKLCSAYAGIPGSSRTRDSHGEPLATSYHSKFMGTVDYIWHTGELVPVRVLETLPINILRRNASLPNERLGSDHLALVCELAFADGHKGA